A region of Clarias gariepinus isolate MV-2021 ecotype Netherlands chromosome 25, CGAR_prim_01v2, whole genome shotgun sequence DNA encodes the following proteins:
- the bpnt2 gene encoding inositol monophosphatase 3, producing the protein MAPMGIRLSPLGVAVFCLLGLGLLYHLYSGVLSNKLAAIRQKKTVDLRDLLALSMEAAVQGGWEVKRIRMEDTLEEKTKGKTEEGASEKLTQGDLNSHRKMYHLIKNTYPYIQVNSEEHDGVDGEATVWTPNIPKEVLSKIPEGKVVPAESVTVWIDPLDATQEYTENLRKYVTTMVCVAVNGEPVVGVIHKPFTSFTAWAMVGGGANVAPRESYNTDAPKVIVSRSHAGKVKGFIQQAFGNNTEVIPAGGAGYKVLALLDVSDDEYEKADMYVHVTFIKKWDICAGNAILKALGGHMTTLKGEEIDYSGTPKNPGGLLATVSVDHDAVVKKLPARDANKN; encoded by the exons ATGGCGCCCATGGGGATCCGGCTGTCCCCGCTCGGAGTCGCGGTGTTCTGCCTGCTCGGACTCGGCCTCCTGTATCACCTGTACTCCGGGGTCCTGTCCAACAAGCTGGCCGCCATCAGGCAGAAGAAGACGGTGGACCTGAGGGATCTCCTCGCCTTGTCTATGGAGGCGGCTGTGCAGGGAGGATGGGAGGTGAAGCGCATCCGCATGGAGGACACTCTGGAGGAAAAAACCAAGGGCAAAACCGAGGAGGGAGCCTCGGAGAAGCTGACCCAGGGGGATCTCAACTCACACAGGAAGATGTACCACCTGATCAAAAACACCTACCCCTACATCCAG GTGAACTCCGAGGAGCACGATGGCGTGGACGGTGAAGCCACCGTATGGACGCCCAACATCCCGAAAGAGGTCCTGAGCAAAATCCCAGAGGGGAAGGTGGTGCCCGCTGAGAGCGTGACGGTGTGGATCGACCCACTCGACGCCACACAGGAgtatacag aaAACCTGCGCAAGTATGTTACGACCAtggtgtgtgtggctgtgaACGGGGAACCAGTTGTAGGTGTGATCCACAAGCCCTTCACCAGCTTCACAG CCTGGGCGATGGTGGGCGGAGGAGCGAACGTGGCACCGCGAGAATCCTACAACACGGACGCCCCCAAGGTCATAGTGTCGCGCTCGCACGCAGGCAAAGTGAAAGGCTTCATTCAGCAGGCGTTCGGGAACAACACCGAGGTCATACCAGCAGGGGGCGCAG GTTACAAGGTCCTCGCTCTCCTGGACGTATCTGACGACGAATACGAGAAGGCCGACATGTACGTCCACGTGACCTTCATCAAGAAGTGGGACATCTGCGCCGGAAACGCCATTCTAAAAGCGCTGGGCGGTCACATGACCACGCTGAAAGGGGAGGAGATCGATTATTCGGGGACGCCGAAGAACCCGGGCGGACTCCTGGCCACCGTGAGCGTCGACCACGATGCCGTGGTGAAAAAGCTTCCGGCCCGGGACGCGAACAAGAACTGA